A region from the Melospiza georgiana isolate bMelGeo1 chromosome 10, bMelGeo1.pri, whole genome shotgun sequence genome encodes:
- the AGTR1 gene encoding type-1 angiotensin II receptor translates to MIPNYSTEETVKRIHVDCPVSGRHSYIYIMVPTVYSIIFIIGIFGNSLVVIVIYCYMKLKTVASIFLLNLALADLCFLITLPLWAAYTAMEYQWPFGNCLCKLASAGISFNLYASVFLLTCLSIDRYLAIVHPVQSRIRRTVSVARGTCVAIWLLAGVASLPVIIHRNIFFAENLNMTVCGFRYESNNTTLRVGLGLSKNLLGFLVPFLIILTSYTLIWKTLKKAYQIQKNKTRNDDIFKMIVAIVFFFFFSWIPHQVFTFLDVLIQLHVITDCKITDIVDTAMPFTICIAYFNNCLNPFFYVFFGKNFKKYFLQLIKYIPPNVSTHPSLTTKMSSLSYRPPENIRLHTKKTAGPFDTD, encoded by the coding sequence ATGATTCCAAATTACTCTACTGAAGAAACTGTTAAAAGAATCCACGTGGACTGCCCTGTTTCAGGACGGCACAGCTACATCTACATTATGGTTCCAACTGTTTACAGCATCATCTTTATCATAGGCATATTCGGGAACAGCCTGGTCGTCATTGTCATTTACTGCTACATGAAATTAAAAACCGTAGCCAGCATCTTtctgctcaacctggccctggCTGACTTGTGCTTTCTGATAACTCTGCCCCTCTGGGCAGCCTACACGGCCATGGAGTACCAGTGGCCTTTTGGCAACTGTTTGTGCAAGCTGGCCTCGGCGGGGATCAGCTTCAACCTGTACGCCAGCGTGTTCCTGCTGACGTGCCTGAGCATCGACCGCTACCTGGCCATCGTGCACCCGGTGCAGTCGCGCATCCGCCGCACGGTGTCCGTGGCCCGCGGCACCTGCGTGGCCATCTGGCTGCTGGCCGGCGTGGCCAGCCTGCCCGTCATCATCCACCGCAACATCTTCTTCGCCGAGAACCTCAACATGACGGTCTGCGGCTTCCGCTACGAGAGCAACAACACCACACTCCGCGTCGGGCTGGGCCTATCCAAAAATCTGCTGGGCTTTTTAGTTCCTTTTCTGATCATCTTAACGAGCTACACCTTAATTTGGAAGACGCTGAAGAAGGCATATCAAATTCAAAAAAATAAGACTAGAAATGATGATATCTTCAAGATGATTGTAGcaattgtgtttttctttttcttttcctggattCCTCATCAAGTCTTCACTTTTCTGGATGTGTTGATTCAATTACATGTAATAACAGATTGCAAAATCACTGATATAGTGGATACAGCTATGCCCTTCACCATTTGTATCGCTTACTTTAACAACTGTCTGAATCCctttttttatgtgttttttggaaaaaactttaaaaaatacttccttCAGCTAATTAAATACATCCCACCAAATGTCAGCACACATCCAAGCCTCACAACCAAAATGAGCTCCCTCTCCTATCGGCCACCAGAAAATATCCGCTTGCACACCAAAAAGACTGCTGGGCCTTTCGACACCGATTGA